The Caldilineales bacterium genome contains a region encoding:
- a CDS encoding protein kinase: MPSLPNPLGPYRLDRRLGGGGFADVYLAFDARRGHHVALKVLHPHHANSPEVLRRFQREGEQMLKLRHQHIVGAYEVSQVAGYHTIAMPYLSGGSLADLLAKQKRLNVSVAAAIAGQVAAALDFVHPQVIHRDLKPSNVLLDGQGNCLVADFGVAHVAGESTLTPAGYQPGTPHYMAPEQVRPALGKVSPATDVWALGVILYEMLCGRRPFEAEDSQAVMFQVVNDSPPRPLVLNPALPTEMEAILQRALAKDPRQRYQRAGDLSRDVTRAAGMSGARTPTPTPAPSASTKLRGAAVVGAAGKRSGRVILFGGLGGAFGLVLLLLIVMVALRDRTEEPTVVAKTNTPSAVAAAITTTPMIGAAEAMTPTSTLALSTPPTATQAPTSTLAAPGPANSGRKAILKDPWGRSQWTYLYAAKDQGSGVFLIPLDGSAEVFVFSLEEGDPTGYKPTSSDVESRMWYRAEYQDQSGWVNCPLVWFIDAQVWASCDENQAVASATSTLASSTAPIAPSVPTATPRSTAPTRTPVRATPPPVPSLTAPLIAAPEDGVTADQGSVRLAWQAAPGAAGYRVETRSEREGQQEWKSWPSGGSTELTLNFDDPAIAQYFSIPGTVYEWRVAALDRSGRPGAYSEVRKFRFDRHQSATDTPAPPPTDTPAPPSPPTDTPAPP, translated from the coding sequence ATGCCCTCCCTCCCCAACCCCCTCGGCCCCTACCGCCTCGACCGCAGGCTCGGCGGCGGCGGCTTTGCCGACGTCTATCTGGCCTTCGACGCCCGCCGCGGGCATCACGTGGCGCTGAAGGTGCTGCACCCGCATCATGCCAACAGCCCCGAAGTGCTGCGCCGCTTCCAGCGCGAGGGCGAACAGATGCTCAAGCTGCGGCACCAGCACATCGTGGGGGCCTATGAGGTGAGCCAGGTTGCCGGCTACCACACCATCGCCATGCCCTACCTGTCCGGCGGCAGCCTGGCCGACCTGCTGGCCAAACAGAAGCGGCTGAACGTGTCTGTGGCTGCCGCCATCGCCGGCCAGGTGGCGGCGGCGCTCGACTTCGTGCATCCGCAGGTCATCCATCGCGACCTCAAACCCAGCAACGTGCTGTTGGATGGGCAGGGCAACTGCCTGGTGGCCGATTTCGGCGTGGCGCACGTGGCCGGCGAATCGACCCTGACCCCGGCCGGCTACCAGCCCGGCACGCCGCACTACATGGCCCCGGAGCAGGTGCGGCCGGCCCTGGGCAAAGTCAGCCCGGCCACGGATGTGTGGGCGTTGGGCGTCATCCTCTACGAGATGCTGTGCGGGCGGCGGCCGTTCGAGGCCGAGGATTCGCAGGCGGTGATGTTCCAGGTGGTCAACGACTCGCCTCCGCGACCGTTGGTCCTGAACCCGGCCCTGCCCACCGAGATGGAGGCGATCCTGCAGCGGGCGCTGGCGAAGGACCCGCGGCAACGCTATCAGCGGGCGGGCGACCTGAGCCGCGATGTGACGCGGGCGGCGGGGATGAGCGGCGCCCGCACGCCCACACCCACACCGGCGCCCTCTGCGTCGACGAAGTTGCGGGGGGCGGCGGTGGTGGGGGCGGCGGGCAAACGGTCGGGCCGGGTGATCCTGTTCGGCGGGCTTGGCGGCGCCTTTGGGCTTGTCCTGCTTCTGCTGATCGTCATGGTCGCCTTGCGGGATCGCACAGAGGAGCCAACCGTTGTGGCCAAAACCAACACACCTTCGGCGGTGGCTGCGGCTATCACGACCACACCGATGATTGGCGCCGCCGAAGCCATGACCCCCACCAGCACGCTGGCGCTTTCCACGCCGCCGACGGCGACGCAAGCGCCCACCTCAACTCTGGCAGCTCCAGGTCCCGCCAACAGCGGTCGTAAGGCAATACTGAAGGACCCTTGGGGAAGAAGCCAGTGGACCTACTTGTATGCGGCGAAGGATCAAGGTTCAGGCGTTTTTCTGATTCCCTTGGATGGGTCAGCAGAGGTGTTCGTATTTAGTTTGGAGGAAGGCGATCCCACTGGTTACAAACCAACTAGTTCGGACGTCGAAAGTCGGATGTGGTATAGGGCTGAATATCAGGACCAGAGTGGATGGGTGAACTGTCCGTTGGTGTGGTTCATCGATGCCCAGGTATGGGCATCATGCGATGAGAACCAGGCTGTTGCTTCAGCTACGAGCACCTTGGCGTCGTCCACAGCGCCGATAGCTCCATCTGTTCCCACCGCCACCCCGCGTTCGACTGCGCCAACTCGTACTCCGGTTCGGGCGACGCCTCCGCCTGTCCCATCCCTGACTGCACCGCTGATTGCCGCGCCGGAGGACGGCGTGACCGCCGATCAAGGTTCGGTCAGGCTGGCGTGGCAGGCGGCGCCAGGTGCGGCGGGGTATCGGGTGGAGACGAGGAGCGAGCGGGAGGGGCAGCAGGAATGGAAATCATGGCCGAGCGGGGGTAGCACCGAGCTGACCCTGAACTTCGACGATCCTGCAATTGCCCAGTATTTCTCCATTCCGGGCACGGTCTATGAATGGAGGGTGGCGGCGTTGGACAGGAGCGGGCGGCCGGGGGCGTATTCGGAGGTGAGGAAGTTTAGATTCGATCGACATCAGTCTGCGACGGATACACCTGCGCCACCGCCGACGGATACACCTGCGCCACCGTCGCCGCCGACAGATACACCCGCACCGCCGTGA
- a CDS encoding Stp1/IreP family PP2C-type Ser/Thr phosphatase — MTSASHPTPPRPATPARSPAPAAAGPQPVIKGGTHPGRVRPGNEDYFWTPELAQVPPAVRQQRGELVIVADGMGGHAAGEVASRMTAERVMQGYYSSSQPDPKSALVEAIQQANAEIYHAQQRNAAQEGMGSTVVAAVFLPGRVVMASVGDSRIYRLRGGRIEQLTTDHTWVNEKLHSKEITPAEATTHPYRSVITRAMGADVSVKVDPPREETLQPGDVYLLCSDGLSNMVPEDEMRQILSSEGPQPAITKLINLANTRGGPDNITAAVVSYGTGEGATVVGAAGKRSGRVILFGGLGGAFGLVLLLLIVMVALRDRTEEPTVAAKTNTPAAVAAVATTTPTIGAAEAVTPTSTLAPSTPPTAAPAPTATSRPAPATAPTHTPVRTTAPPPAQALPAPAISAPDDGVTADQGSIRLAWHAAPGATGYRVETRSEREGQKEWKSWPSGGSTELTLNFDDTTTAQYFSIPGTVYEWRVAALDRSGRPGAYSEVRKFRFDRQQPATNTPISTDTPVPPTPTPVPPTPTPDDEATPTKSPS; from the coding sequence ATGACAAGCGCTTCTCATCCCACCCCTCCCCGCCCGGCAACGCCGGCGCGCTCACCCGCGCCGGCAGCCGCCGGCCCGCAGCCCGTGATCAAGGGCGGTACGCACCCGGGCCGGGTGCGCCCCGGCAACGAGGACTATTTCTGGACCCCCGAACTGGCCCAGGTGCCGCCGGCCGTGCGCCAACAACGCGGGGAGTTGGTGATCGTGGCCGACGGCATGGGCGGCCACGCAGCCGGCGAGGTGGCGTCACGGATGACCGCCGAGCGGGTGATGCAAGGCTATTACAGTAGCAGCCAACCTGACCCGAAGTCGGCGTTGGTGGAGGCGATCCAGCAGGCCAACGCCGAGATCTATCACGCCCAACAACGCAACGCCGCCCAGGAAGGGATGGGTTCGACGGTGGTGGCGGCAGTCTTCTTGCCGGGACGGGTGGTGATGGCCAGCGTGGGCGACAGTCGCATCTACCGCTTGCGAGGCGGGCGCATCGAGCAGCTCACGACCGACCACACCTGGGTGAACGAGAAGCTGCACAGCAAGGAGATCACGCCAGCCGAGGCGACCACGCACCCCTACCGCAGCGTGATCACCCGCGCCATGGGCGCGGACGTAAGTGTGAAGGTGGACCCACCGCGCGAAGAGACCTTGCAGCCAGGCGATGTCTATCTTCTGTGCTCGGACGGGCTGAGCAACATGGTCCCGGAGGACGAGATGCGCCAGATCTTGAGCAGCGAAGGCCCGCAGCCGGCCATCACCAAACTGATCAATCTGGCCAACACGCGTGGGGGGCCGGACAACATCACGGCGGCGGTGGTGAGCTATGGCACGGGCGAGGGGGCGACGGTGGTGGGGGCGGCGGGCAAACGGTCGGGCCGGGTGATCCTGTTCGGCGGGCTTGGCGGCGCCTTCGGGCTTGTTCTGCTTCTGCTGATCGTCATGGTCGCCTTGCGGGATCGCACAGAGGAGCCAACCGTTGCGGCCAAAACCAACACACCTGCGGCGGTGGCTGCGGTTGCCACGACCACACCGACGATTGGCGCCGCCGAAGCGGTGACCCCCACCAGCACGCTGGCGCCTTCCACGCCGCCGACCGCGGCCCCAGCGCCCACCGCCACCTCGCGCCCGGCCCCCGCCACTGCCCCCACCCACACGCCCGTTCGCACCACCGCGCCCCCGCCGGCGCAAGCCTTGCCGGCGCCGGCCATCAGCGCGCCGGATGACGGCGTGACGGCCGATCAAGGTTCGATCAGGCTGGCGTGGCATGCGGCGCCCGGTGCGACGGGGTATCGGGTGGAGACAAGGAGCGAGCGAGAGGGGCAGAAGGAATGGAAATCATGGCCGAGTGGAGGAAGCACCGAGCTGACCCTGAACTTCGATGATACGACAACGGCGCAATATTTCTCCATTCCGGGCACGGTCTATGAATGGAGGGTGGCGGCGTTGGACAGGAGCGGGCGGCCGGGGGCGTATTCGGAGGTAAGGAAGTTTAGATTCGATCGGCAGCAACCGGCTACAAACACACCTATATCAACGGATACGCCAGTGCCGCCCACGCCAACGCCGGTGCCGCCCACGCCAACGCCAGACGATGAGGCGACGCCTACAAAGTCGCCGTCGTGA
- a CDS encoding protein phosphatase 2C domain-containing protein yields the protein MTPLPHLPFYCAGRTDVGRHRDHNEDAYGLPNQLGISPAQMAGQGMLLVVADGMGGRAAGEEASALAVRTLFARFYADPQPDRRAALCAALAAANTAVKSAGEDDLSKAGMGSTVVALVIAGDKYLVAHAGDSRVYRLRAGKLEPLTIDHTWVAESVAANVITEAEAANHPYRHSLTRALGLETTLNPTVSDWLPLAAGDRFLLCSDGLTNEVNDAELARLLREGSPDQAATRLVEQARRAGGRDNITAVVAAIGDGGGAAIAPAPKAAGGNGRRNWPLLLAGGVVGLVVFALLISGLGNLARPQKQTATPVVQATIQTATPSTTPTTRPPTSTVAPLTPTPTPTHTPTFTPAPTATSTPTQTPTHTPTPTATPTRLQWEDLTSFPVVLDSKAQEAIKDNAEQLCQSYEAEQRQCDLAPSTVRLLVSGQLRVSGPRVEPDWGKQSTFVRSNWSLPKGFAPRRERPVAVLYESPNWQPVLVLFDYAKESGGRCASPCSTSDNPAWTSEPGWLLTPTRGADGSDLEVILEAGQWRHIPATQDKVQFDPLPGLRFRLDPSTSTYQTYPSS from the coding sequence ATGACGCCTCTCCCCCACCTCCCCTTCTATTGCGCCGGTCGCACCGACGTCGGCCGCCATCGCGACCACAATGAAGATGCCTACGGCCTGCCCAACCAACTTGGCATCTCTCCAGCGCAGATGGCAGGCCAGGGGATGCTGCTGGTGGTGGCCGACGGCATGGGTGGACGCGCCGCCGGCGAAGAGGCCAGCGCCCTTGCCGTGCGCACGCTTTTTGCCCGCTTCTATGCCGACCCACAGCCCGACCGGCGCGCCGCCCTGTGCGCCGCCCTGGCCGCGGCCAACACGGCCGTCAAGTCGGCGGGGGAGGACGATCTGAGCAAGGCGGGCATGGGCAGCACTGTGGTGGCGCTCGTCATCGCTGGCGACAAATACCTCGTCGCTCATGCCGGCGATAGTCGAGTTTACCGGCTGCGCGCGGGCAAGCTGGAGCCGCTGACCATTGACCACACCTGGGTGGCCGAGAGCGTGGCGGCCAACGTGATCACCGAGGCCGAGGCCGCCAACCACCCCTACCGCCATTCGCTCACCCGCGCCCTGGGCCTGGAGACAACCTTGAACCCAACCGTCTCCGATTGGCTGCCGTTGGCCGCGGGCGACCGCTTCCTGCTCTGCTCGGATGGCCTGACCAACGAAGTGAATGATGCCGAGCTCGCCCGCCTGCTACGCGAGGGCAGCCCCGATCAGGCCGCGACCCGGCTGGTGGAGCAGGCGCGACGGGCGGGCGGACGCGACAATATCACGGCGGTGGTGGCGGCGATTGGCGATGGCGGCGGCGCTGCTATCGCGCCGGCGCCGAAGGCTGCGGGCGGCAACGGCCGGCGCAACTGGCCTCTGCTGTTGGCGGGGGGCGTCGTTGGGCTGGTGGTCTTTGCCCTGCTGATCAGCGGATTGGGCAATCTAGCGCGGCCACAGAAGCAGACGGCCACACCAGTGGTGCAGGCCACGATCCAAACAGCTACACCGTCAACGACGCCCACGACGCGTCCCCCAACCAGCACGGTCGCCCCGCTCACCCCCACGCCCACGCCAACGCACACACCCACCTTCACCCCGGCCCCAACCGCAACATCGACGCCCACCCAGACGCCAACCCACACCCCGACTCCCACAGCGACCCCAACTCGGCTGCAATGGGAGGACTTGACGAGCTTTCCGGTCGTTCTCGATTCAAAAGCGCAGGAAGCTATCAAGGACAACGCCGAACAACTCTGTCAGAGTTATGAGGCCGAGCAACGACAGTGTGATCTTGCACCATCGACGGTTAGACTGCTCGTCAGCGGCCAGTTGAGGGTGAGTGGTCCGCGCGTCGAACCCGATTGGGGCAAACAATCCACTTTTGTCCGTAGCAACTGGTCATTGCCGAAGGGGTTTGCTCCGCGGCGTGAGCGTCCTGTGGCAGTGCTATATGAGTCGCCGAACTGGCAGCCCGTGTTGGTATTGTTCGACTATGCAAAGGAGAGCGGTGGGCGGTGTGCATCTCCTTGTAGCACTTCCGATAATCCCGCCTGGACGTCGGAACCAGGGTGGCTGTTGACGCCAACCAGGGGCGCTGATGGCTCCGATCTCGAAGTCATCCTGGAAGCCGGACAATGGCGCCACATTCCAGCCACGCAAGACAAAGTGCAATTCGACCCTCTACCTGGCTTGAGATTCCGCCTCGACCCATCGACCTCGACCTATCAAACTTATCCATCATCTTGA
- a CDS encoding protein phosphatase 2C domain-containing protein, whose product MSNFLIGAKSDAGRQRSNNEDSFITTPLEALGWPEVVRRGLLAAVADGVGGRQAGEVASLTAVRRLHEAYYRLPFRGATPTLVEAVNEANRAVWAAAQQSRQAGMATTLAAVIVHENAASVAYVGDSRVYLITPTAIRALTSDHTVVNELLRSGALTEAEAANHPQRHILSRSLGGAEVVEVGGGETPLGPDDALLLCSDGLSNLVDERTMAEMVRTLSPQAAAERLVAIANAAGGADNITAVVVRRARNGGDAASVAPPAAPAAGVNYADRRLWLGLAVVSLFMVFLIGLIGRSLGQPAPTPTPTRTRTPVAAATSAPTKSLVAPTSAPAVASPAPTSTLAVPIASTPAAGRKAILKDPWGQSQWTYLFSAKNQKSGRVVLPLDGSAEVTIYNLEGGDPTDYKPSGYDVESSMWYRAEYQGQSGWVVCPLVWFMETQTWATCPED is encoded by the coding sequence ATGTCCAACTTCCTGATCGGCGCCAAGAGCGACGCCGGCCGCCAACGCTCGAACAACGAAGACAGCTTCATCACCACTCCGCTTGAGGCGCTGGGGTGGCCGGAGGTGGTCAGACGCGGGCTGTTGGCGGCAGTGGCCGACGGCGTGGGCGGCAGACAGGCAGGCGAGGTGGCCAGCCTGACGGCGGTGCGCCGCCTGCACGAGGCCTATTACCGGCTGCCTTTCCGGGGTGCAACACCGACCCTGGTCGAGGCGGTGAACGAGGCCAACCGGGCGGTGTGGGCGGCAGCGCAGCAGAGCCGGCAGGCAGGGATGGCGACGACATTGGCGGCCGTCATCGTACACGAGAATGCGGCCTCGGTGGCCTATGTAGGCGATAGCCGCGTCTATCTCATCACCCCGACTGCTATTCGCGCCCTGACCAGCGACCACACGGTGGTCAATGAGTTGCTGCGCTCCGGCGCCCTGACCGAGGCCGAGGCGGCCAACCATCCCCAGCGCCATATCCTTTCTCGCTCGTTGGGGGGCGCCGAAGTGGTCGAGGTGGGCGGCGGCGAGACGCCGCTTGGCCCGGACGACGCCCTGCTGCTGTGCAGTGACGGGCTATCGAACCTGGTGGACGAGCGCACGATGGCCGAGATGGTGCGGACCTTGTCACCGCAGGCGGCGGCCGAACGGTTGGTGGCGATAGCCAATGCGGCCGGCGGCGCCGACAACATCACGGCGGTGGTCGTGCGGCGGGCGAGGAACGGCGGCGACGCTGCCTCCGTCGCTCCGCCGGCCGCACCCGCGGCCGGGGTCAACTATGCCGATCGCCGGCTTTGGCTCGGCCTTGCCGTCGTTAGCCTGTTCATGGTCTTTTTGATAGGCTTGATCGGGCGCAGCCTGGGTCAGCCGGCCCCGACTCCCACGCCCACGCGCACCCGCACGCCGGTCGCCGCCGCTACTTCTGCGCCTACAAAATCTCTTGTCGCTCCCACCTCTGCCCCTGCTGTTGCCAGCCCTGCTCCCACCTCGACCCTTGCCGTTCCCATTGCCAGTACGCCCGCCGCCGGCCGCAAGGCGATCTTGAAGGATCCGTGGGGGCAAAGCCAATGGACATATCTGTTCAGCGCCAAAAACCAAAAGTCGGGTAGGGTCGTGCTGCCATTGGATGGCTCGGCCGAAGTCACTATATACAATTTGGAAGGGGGCGATCCAACCGACTACAAACCCTCAGGATACGACGTGGAAAGTTCTATGTGGTATCGGGCCGAGTACCAGGGGCAGAGCGGCTGGGTGGTCTGCCCGCTGGTGTGGTTTATGGAGACCCAAACATGGGCGACCTGCCCTGAAGACTGA
- a CDS encoding serine/threonine protein kinase codes for MSDLTGKQLDHYYLDRPLGRGMSATVYLARDVRSGQPCVVKVLLKPRDAQAAQQFREGGKLAASLQHANIIRVLRVGEAQGYSFVAMEYLPGGTLEVLLQGQPWPWSQAEPVLRQIAAALDHAHARGIIHRDVKPSNILFSHDHKRAVLSDFGIAQSLLRGQPSAQPDRSGTLLYMSPEQCQGAAVGAASDIYALAVMAYQMLTGRLPFQAEEPLALVHQHISQAPPSPRGLNPRLEPYVEAALLRGLAKNPAERFRTAAEFVDALGGKSGGGRPQPSRGRFRAVLAIGAVLIGIVLGLWAWEQVGPQPAPTPPPSPSVVVVADTPRPEISPSLEPTSTIGAAPTAKPTATLVPTSTLAPTGAATAITPTRPNPTPTASLPLAVCSDPQIAQITSPRQGQVVAGALEVKGTAGGPNFNRYEFFHRRPGEAVWNQYLGQRWTAPVTNGTLGIWNPNDARIKLPAGDYQLLLRVVDRTENYKDCVVTIKLAGSQ; via the coding sequence ATGTCTGACCTTACCGGCAAACAACTGGATCACTACTACCTCGATCGTCCCTTGGGCCGGGGCATGTCCGCCACCGTCTATCTGGCGCGGGATGTGCGCAGCGGACAGCCTTGCGTGGTGAAGGTGCTGTTGAAACCACGCGACGCTCAGGCGGCGCAACAGTTTCGCGAGGGCGGCAAGCTGGCGGCCAGTCTCCAGCACGCCAATATCATCCGCGTGCTGAGGGTGGGCGAGGCACAGGGCTATTCGTTCGTAGCCATGGAATACCTGCCCGGCGGCACGCTGGAGGTGTTGTTACAGGGGCAACCGTGGCCCTGGAGCCAGGCCGAACCGGTGTTGCGCCAGATCGCAGCCGCGCTCGACCACGCTCATGCGCGCGGCATCATCCATCGCGATGTCAAACCCAGCAACATCCTCTTTTCACACGACCACAAACGCGCGGTTCTGAGCGATTTCGGCATCGCCCAATCCCTGTTGCGCGGTCAGCCGTCTGCCCAGCCCGACCGCTCGGGTACGCTGCTGTATATGTCGCCGGAACAGTGCCAGGGCGCGGCAGTGGGCGCGGCCAGTGACATCTACGCTTTAGCAGTGATGGCCTACCAGATGCTGACCGGTCGCCTGCCGTTCCAGGCTGAAGAACCGTTGGCATTGGTGCACCAACATATCAGCCAGGCGCCGCCTTCCCCGCGCGGCCTCAATCCCAGACTCGAACCATACGTGGAAGCGGCGCTGTTGCGCGGCCTGGCCAAGAACCCGGCCGAGCGTTTTCGCACCGCTGCTGAATTTGTGGATGCCCTGGGCGGAAAATCGGGCGGAGGTCGGCCCCAACCCAGCCGAGGAAGATTCCGGGCTGTGCTGGCAATCGGCGCCGTCCTGATCGGCATCGTGCTCGGCCTGTGGGCCTGGGAACAAGTTGGGCCGCAACCGGCGCCTACGCCGCCGCCATCGCCCAGCGTTGTCGTCGTCGCTGACACACCGAGGCCGGAGATCTCCCCTTCTCTTGAACCGACGAGCACGATTGGCGCCGCCCCCACCGCCAAACCGACCGCCACCCTTGTCCCAACCAGCACCCTGGCCCCAACCGGCGCCGCCACCGCGATCACTCCCACTCGGCCAAACCCGACCCCCACAGCCAGCCTGCCCCTTGCTGTCTGCTCCGACCCACAGATCGCCCAGATCACCTCGCCTCGCCAGGGCCAGGTGGTGGCCGGCGCGCTAGAGGTCAAGGGGACGGCTGGGGGGCCAAACTTCAATCGCTATGAGTTCTTTCACAGGCGACCTGGGGAGGCGGTTTGGAATCAGTACCTGGGTCAAAGGTGGACAGCGCCGGTAACAAACGGGACGCTGGGCATCTGGAATCCCAACGATGCCAGGATCAAGCTGCCAGCAGGCGACTATCAACTCCTGCTGCGGGTTGTCGACAGAACAGAGAACTACAAGGATTGTGTGGTCACGATCAAGCTTGCGGGCAGCCAATGA
- a CDS encoding protein phosphatase 2C domain-containing protein, with protein sequence MATANTQLIPNNLWVSYHSAQGPRPNNEDWLGGYAPGDPRWQSAKGGCFVVADGFGGQRAGEIASRAAGETVLGAYFRLPVSDLTQELATSVLAANRRVSELAAHYTGLRGMASTVVALAIRGGEAAVAHMGDSRAYLLRGDVVYALTKDHSWVQRLVDGRVISPAEAAAHPYRNIVTRYAGMGAAGAPDVRRFHLQAGDALLLCSDGLSDRLPAAELRRLIDGPRQRDPAPLLTRRAVRLGARDNASAIVIRYLPPAAFAPAVRPAVSGVACEGLLPAMLVGGALAIGAAAFTALLAALL encoded by the coding sequence ATGGCAACAGCGAATACACAACTCATCCCCAACAACTTGTGGGTCAGTTATCACTCGGCGCAAGGGCCGCGGCCCAACAACGAGGACTGGCTGGGCGGCTATGCGCCGGGCGACCCGCGCTGGCAGTCGGCGAAGGGCGGTTGTTTTGTGGTGGCCGATGGCTTTGGCGGGCAGCGCGCCGGCGAGATCGCCAGCCGCGCCGCCGGCGAAACCGTCCTCGGCGCCTACTTCCGCCTTCCGGTTTCGGACCTGACGCAGGAACTGGCGACGTCGGTTCTGGCCGCCAATCGCCGGGTGAGCGAGCTGGCCGCCCATTACACCGGGTTGCGCGGCATGGCTTCGACGGTCGTGGCTCTGGCTATCCGCGGGGGTGAGGCAGCCGTGGCCCACATGGGCGACAGCCGGGCCTATCTGCTGCGCGGGGATGTCGTCTACGCCCTGACGAAGGACCATTCCTGGGTGCAGCGGCTGGTAGATGGTCGAGTCATCTCACCGGCCGAGGCAGCAGCGCATCCCTATCGCAACATCGTCACCCGCTATGCCGGCATGGGGGCAGCGGGCGCGCCGGATGTGCGACGCTTCCATCTACAAGCAGGCGATGCACTGCTGTTGTGCAGCGATGGTCTGAGCGACCGCCTGCCGGCCGCCGAGTTGAGGAGGCTAATAGACGGGCCGCGGCAGCGCGACCCGGCGCCGCTGCTCACCCGCCGCGCCGTTCGTCTGGGCGCCCGCGACAACGCCAGCGCCATCGTCATCCGCTATCTACCGCCCGCCGCATTCGCACCCGCGGTCCGGCCGGCGGTTTCCGGTGTTGCGTGCGAGGGTTTGTTGCCGGCGATGTTGGTCGGTGGCGCTCTGGCCATTGGCGCCGCCGCCTTTACCGCCCTGCTCGCTGCGCTTCTCTAG